One Natrinema halophilum genomic window carries:
- a CDS encoding carbohydrate ABC transporter permease, translating into MIARLVRYLRQSGDSAADSSRPLRSDGGVDTTESGLGRPDETDPGPSASTVESLHRNEFVRSLPFWLPGFLLVAAFVYGAIGWNFLISLTDWSGFGSPNYATVSFDTYVQLFRDSVFQNALWNTFVLMVSFTVVALAVGLFLAILMDQEIRFGNGFRTIYLLPMSLSFVVTAIFWKWMYNAQDGVINVALQAVGLGAIAPNWLGDPRFKLWAVVIALIWQFSGYCMIVYLAALRAIPDDHYEAARVDGASTVRLYRRVIIPQLRAATMGATVVIMVFALKAFDFIYVIYGGEQPGPSADILGIMMYREAFSGSSEWAYGSAIAMVLFVLALVVIAPYAFAQYRRGDL; encoded by the coding sequence ATGATCGCGCGACTCGTGCGCTATCTTCGACAGTCCGGTGATTCGGCCGCGGACTCGTCTCGACCCTTGCGATCCGATGGCGGAGTCGATACCACGGAGTCCGGTCTCGGCCGACCGGACGAGACCGATCCCGGACCGTCGGCGTCGACAGTCGAGTCCCTCCACCGAAACGAGTTCGTGCGGTCGCTTCCGTTTTGGCTCCCCGGATTCCTTCTGGTAGCCGCGTTCGTATACGGCGCGATCGGGTGGAATTTCCTGATCTCGCTGACCGACTGGTCCGGATTCGGATCGCCGAACTATGCAACCGTTTCGTTCGATACGTACGTTCAACTCTTCCGGGACAGCGTGTTCCAGAACGCATTGTGGAACACGTTCGTGTTGATGGTATCGTTTACCGTCGTCGCGCTCGCAGTCGGGCTTTTCCTGGCAATCCTGATGGATCAAGAGATTCGCTTCGGCAACGGATTTCGGACGATTTACCTGTTGCCGATGAGCCTCTCGTTCGTCGTCACCGCCATTTTCTGGAAGTGGATGTACAACGCTCAAGACGGCGTCATCAACGTGGCGCTTCAGGCGGTCGGGCTCGGTGCGATCGCTCCCAACTGGTTGGGCGATCCTCGCTTCAAGCTCTGGGCGGTCGTCATCGCGCTCATCTGGCAGTTCAGTGGCTACTGCATGATCGTCTACCTGGCAGCGCTGCGAGCTATTCCCGACGACCATTACGAGGCGGCCCGCGTCGACGGTGCGTCCACCGTTCGACTCTACCGGCGCGTGATTATTCCGCAACTTCGCGCGGCGACGATGGGCGCGACGGTCGTGATCATGGTGTTCGCGCTGAAAGCGTTCGACTTCATCTACGTGATTTACGGCGGGGAACAACCGGGCCCATCGGCCGACATTCTCGGCATCATGATGTATCGCGAAGCGTTCTCCGGTAGTTCGGAGTGGGCGTACGGATCGGCGATCGCGATGGTGCTGTTCGTCCTTGCACTCGTCGTGATCGCTCCCTATGCCTTCGCGCAGTATCGACGAGGTGACCTATGA
- a CDS encoding SRPBCC family protein, whose protein sequence is MGLRIPCVIGPDGRRDPTGYEGGTEVHLRGPLFEPMSGGEWVVRITEYETDEEHARFVDGQVGDSGPFEQWRHTHRFADLGGQTVVHDRVKYRLPVAGDLPLATPSLTAMLCYRHRRTRVLLED, encoded by the coding sequence ATGGGGCTGCGTATCCCCTGCGTGATCGGTCCGGACGGGCGCCGGGATCCAACCGGCTACGAGGGTGGGACGGAGGTCCACCTCCGGGGCCCGCTGTTCGAGCCGATGTCGGGTGGCGAATGGGTAGTCCGGATCACCGAGTACGAAACAGACGAGGAGCACGCCCGGTTCGTCGACGGACAGGTCGGCGACAGCGGCCCGTTCGAACAGTGGCGGCACACGCATCGGTTCGCGGATCTGGGTGGGCAAACCGTGGTCCACGATCGGGTGAAGTATCGGCTCCCGGTCGCTGGCGACCTGCCCCTTGCAACGCCGTCGCTCACGGCCATGCTCTGTTATCGTCACCGTCGGACTCGAGTCCTGCTCGAGGACTGA
- a CDS encoding ABC transporter ATP-binding protein: MTGVTIDSVTKTFQDSNGEIVAVDDVTIDIEDGEFLVLVGPSGCGKSTTLRMVAGLETVTDGSIKLDGQSIEHRQPKDRNVAMVFQSYALYPHMTVRENMRFGLEESTDLSDEEMDSRVEESAEMMGIGDLLDRKPSDLSGGQQQRVALGRAIVRDPEVFLMDEPLSNLDAKLRSQMRTELQRIQQELGVTTIYVTHDQTEAMTMSDRIAVLNEGRLMQVGTPLECYHRPANRFVADFIGEPSMNFLDVERRGDDALVTSDDGFTYPLSSAVAGDLGDATDLVLGVRPEDLVVGGGQTADKHTLSATIDVVEPMGDDNVVYLQLAAADVSLVATVDGMRRLESGESVTVGLPEDAIHVFDRTSGDALHNRRLETVEVDQPIQ, encoded by the coding sequence ATGACAGGAGTAACGATCGACAGCGTAACGAAGACGTTTCAGGACAGCAACGGCGAAATTGTCGCAGTTGACGACGTAACGATTGATATCGAGGACGGAGAATTCCTCGTCCTCGTCGGTCCGTCGGGGTGTGGAAAATCGACGACTCTGCGGATGGTCGCCGGACTCGAGACGGTAACGGACGGGTCGATCAAACTCGACGGTCAATCGATCGAGCACCGACAGCCGAAGGACAGAAACGTCGCGATGGTGTTCCAGTCCTACGCGCTGTACCCGCATATGACCGTACGAGAGAACATGCGCTTCGGACTCGAGGAATCGACGGACCTCTCCGACGAGGAGATGGACAGTCGCGTCGAAGAGAGTGCGGAGATGATGGGAATCGGAGACTTGCTCGACCGAAAGCCGAGCGATCTCTCCGGCGGTCAACAACAGCGCGTCGCGCTCGGACGGGCGATCGTCCGCGACCCCGAGGTCTTTCTGATGGACGAACCGCTGTCGAATCTGGACGCCAAACTACGCTCGCAGATGCGGACCGAACTCCAGCGAATCCAACAGGAACTCGGCGTGACGACTATCTACGTCACTCACGATCAGACCGAAGCGATGACGATGTCGGATCGAATCGCCGTCCTCAACGAGGGGCGGTTGATGCAGGTCGGAACCCCGCTGGAGTGTTATCATCGACCGGCGAACCGCTTCGTCGCCGATTTCATTGGCGAACCCTCGATGAATTTCCTCGACGTGGAACGACGGGGCGATGACGCGCTCGTGACGTCGGACGATGGATTCACGTATCCCCTCTCATCGGCCGTTGCAGGTGATCTTGGGGATGCAACAGATCTCGTTCTCGGGGTCCGACCCGAAGACCTTGTGGTCGGAGGCGGACAGACGGCCGATAAACACACGCTGTCGGCGACCATCGACGTCGTCGAGCCGATGGGCGACGACAACGTCGTCTACTTGCAACTCGCAGCGGCGGACGTCTCGCTCGTCGCGACCGTCGACGGGATGCGTCGACTCGAGAGCGGCGAATCGGTGACGGTCGGCCTTCCCGAGGACGCGATTCACGTCTTCGATCGGACGTCCGGTGACGCACTGCACAACCGCCGCCTCGAGACGGTCGAAGTAGATCAGCCGATCCAGTGA
- a CDS encoding HIT family protein: MSTIFTQIVEGEIPARIVYEDETTMAFLDANPLAPGHTLVIPKDEYERLNDVPDDVASDLYETIHRLVPAVEDSVDADATTVAFNNGETAGQEVPHVHCHIVPRFEGDGGGPIHAVAGDRPDLADDELDDIAADIESRA, from the coding sequence ATGAGTACGATCTTTACCCAGATCGTGGAGGGAGAGATTCCAGCGCGCATCGTATACGAAGACGAGACGACGATGGCCTTCCTCGACGCCAATCCGCTGGCCCCGGGCCACACGCTGGTGATCCCGAAAGACGAATATGAACGGTTGAACGACGTCCCCGACGACGTTGCGTCGGATCTCTACGAAACCATCCACCGGCTGGTCCCGGCCGTGGAGGACAGCGTCGACGCCGACGCGACGACGGTCGCGTTCAACAACGGTGAAACCGCCGGTCAGGAGGTCCCCCACGTCCACTGTCACATCGTCCCCCGCTTCGAGGGCGACGGCGGCGGGCCAATCCATGCCGTCGCGGGCGACCGACCCGACCTCGCAGACGACGAACTCGACGACATCGCCGCCGACATCGAGTCTCGAGCCTGA
- a CDS encoding A24 family peptidase C-terminal domain-containing protein → MTAVTVPGISATGPDLLRLVAVPVFAWTAYRDIETRRVSSTVWVPLSLLGTAVLVWDGWLAWSTGGNVWTTEFLVPTAISLGLVVPIAYLFWWFGGFGGADAKALLVLAVLFPTFPAYGLGPLSFPLETPPIGAFSFTILTNAVLVGIALPLVLAVRNAIAGRIAPVMFIGWPVSWERIPETHGRLLETPAGLTRGGLDLDALRMYLRWRGLSLSDLRDRPDRYRDPTTLPAEPNPPSDGAVTAKTQARSDGGALESTSETGDSDVDPATVEGGDSEVRPATAEFDDPWGAEVFLNDIEGTAYGTTPETLRDGLDVLATEETVWVSPGTPFLVPVFAGLILALIYGDVLVGAIF, encoded by the coding sequence ATGACGGCCGTGACAGTCCCCGGCATCTCAGCGACGGGTCCCGATCTGCTTCGACTCGTCGCCGTCCCCGTCTTCGCCTGGACAGCCTACCGCGACATCGAGACGCGCCGCGTCTCGAGTACCGTTTGGGTCCCCCTCTCGCTTCTCGGAACTGCAGTGCTCGTCTGGGATGGCTGGCTGGCCTGGTCTACCGGGGGGAACGTCTGGACCACCGAGTTTCTCGTCCCGACTGCGATCAGCCTCGGGCTGGTCGTCCCGATCGCGTACTTGTTCTGGTGGTTTGGCGGCTTCGGCGGCGCAGACGCGAAAGCGCTACTCGTGCTTGCCGTTCTTTTCCCGACGTTCCCGGCGTACGGTCTCGGACCGTTGTCGTTCCCCCTCGAGACGCCGCCGATCGGGGCGTTTTCGTTTACCATCCTGACCAACGCCGTTCTCGTCGGCATCGCGCTCCCCCTCGTTCTCGCTGTTCGAAACGCAATCGCAGGCCGGATCGCTCCGGTCATGTTCATCGGCTGGCCCGTCTCCTGGGAGCGGATTCCGGAAACCCACGGCCGGTTGCTCGAGACACCCGCGGGGCTCACTCGAGGCGGACTCGACCTCGACGCCCTGCGGATGTATCTTCGGTGGCGAGGACTTTCGCTTTCTGACCTGCGCGATCGACCCGATCGATACCGCGATCCGACGACGCTCCCCGCCGAGCCAAACCCGCCGTCCGACGGCGCAGTGACTGCGAAGACGCAGGCTCGCAGCGACGGCGGAGCGCTCGAGTCGACTTCCGAAACCGGCGATTCCGATGTGGACCCGGCGACAGTCGAGGGCGGCGACTCCGAAGTGCGCCCCGCGACAGCTGAATTCGACGATCCGTGGGGTGCAGAAGTCTTTCTGAACGATATCGAGGGCACGGCCTACGGGACGACACCCGAAACCTTGCGCGATGGGCTGGACGTACTCGCGACCGAAGAGACCGTCTGGGTCTCACCGGGGACGCCGTTTCTCGTGCCGGTATTTGCCGGACTGATACTCGCCCTGATCTACGGTGACGTGCTGGTTGGAGCGATCTTCTGA
- a CDS encoding carbohydrate ABC transporter permease, whose protein sequence is MSNAQPHSAQETTESRLERLNYRRVGLYVVLTVIAVLFLIPLHSGLMASLKDGNAFATTLPFAPPTPDVATLDPWSTAFSRLGRSMLNSAAVAIPATVLSALFGSMTAFGLTKIEWRGQIAIVALILAAIFIPYQAVLVPLKQGWSMVGLEHTLALIPVIGDTLAARTSLFELTITHAAYGIPICTILFRSYYQKLNDEILEAARLDGAPERRVYRRIVLPLSVPMFAVTLIYQFTQIWNEFLIALVIQDSSKNYVVTMQLNALAGSMQSMYNVQMAGAFIAALPTLLVYIAFGEQFAKGATV, encoded by the coding sequence ATGAGCAACGCACAACCACACTCAGCACAGGAAACGACCGAATCGCGGCTCGAACGACTGAACTATCGGCGTGTTGGCCTTTACGTCGTGCTGACCGTGATCGCCGTCCTCTTTCTCATTCCCTTACATAGCGGATTGATGGCATCGCTCAAGGACGGCAACGCGTTCGCAACGACGCTACCGTTCGCCCCCCCGACGCCCGACGTTGCGACGCTCGATCCGTGGTCGACCGCGTTCTCGCGGCTCGGTCGATCGATGCTCAACAGCGCCGCAGTTGCCATCCCGGCAACGGTCCTTTCGGCACTGTTCGGAAGTATGACGGCGTTCGGGCTCACGAAGATCGAGTGGCGCGGACAAATCGCCATCGTCGCGCTGATACTGGCGGCGATTTTCATCCCGTATCAGGCGGTCCTCGTTCCGTTGAAACAGGGCTGGTCGATGGTCGGACTCGAGCATACGCTCGCGTTGATTCCAGTCATCGGCGACACGTTGGCGGCACGAACCAGCCTGTTCGAACTGACGATCACTCACGCGGCCTACGGGATTCCGATCTGTACGATCCTCTTTCGGTCGTACTATCAGAAACTCAACGACGAGATACTCGAGGCGGCGCGACTGGACGGGGCACCGGAACGGCGGGTCTACCGCCGGATCGTCCTGCCGCTTTCCGTTCCCATGTTCGCGGTGACCCTGATCTATCAGTTCACGCAGATCTGGAACGAATTCCTGATCGCGCTCGTCATCCAGGACTCGTCGAAGAACTACGTGGTGACGATGCAGTTGAACGCGCTCGCCGGGTCGATGCAGAGCATGTACAACGTCCAGATGGCCGGCGCGTTCATCGCGGCACTGCCGACGCTGCTTGTTTACATCGCGTTCGGAGAACAGTTCGCGAAAGGTGCAACGGTATGA
- a CDS encoding DUF4870 domain-containing protein yields the protein MSNHADGDTTMAALAHLSALVAAFIGPLIILVLADDNDTLVKENAKNALNFQIIMTIAIIISVVLMVVLIGLVLLPIVALIDLILVAIATVKANNGEIYSYPFTPSII from the coding sequence ATGTCGAATCATGCGGACGGCGATACGACGATGGCAGCACTGGCACACTTATCAGCGCTCGTCGCAGCGTTCATCGGACCATTGATCATCCTCGTGCTCGCAGACGACAATGACACGCTAGTCAAGGAGAACGCAAAGAACGCACTGAATTTTCAGATCATTATGACTATCGCGATCATCATCTCCGTTGTTCTAATGGTGGTTCTGATCGGCCTCGTTCTGCTCCCGATAGTCGCACTGATAGATCTCATTCTGGTCGCCATCGCGACCGTCAAAGCCAACAACGGCGAAATCTACTCGTACCCGTTCACGCCGAGCATCATTTAA